The nucleotide sequence AATTAAATTAACAACAACTGCTGACAAAGGAAAAAATCCTACTATTATTTTAGAATCAGCAGATAAGGAATTGATAGGAAGTGTTGCTGCTAAAATTCGTTCGTTCAGAAAACCTGAGCCTTACAAAGGAAAAGGTGTTAAATTTGTAGGTGAACAATTAAGAAGAAAAGCAGGAAAATCAGCAGGAAAATAATTTTTTGAAGCACATTAATTAAGAGAACAAATGATACTAACAAAAGAACGCAGAAGAGAAAGAATTAAAAACAGGATTCGTAAGGTGATTTCTGGCAGTGCCACTACACCAAGACTAACTGTTTTTAGAAGCAATAAGCAAATATATGCTCAGTTGATTGATGACGAGCAAGGAAAAACGTTGATGGCAGCATCTTCTTCTGAAAAAGGTGTAAAAGCGAAGAAAATGAACAAAATTGAGCAAGCTCAACTTGTTGGGAAAGCCATCGCACAAAAAGCTGTAAGTGCAGGCATTCAATCTGTAGTATTTGACCGTAATGGTTATTTATATCACGGAAGAGTGAAATCATTAGCAGAAGCAGCAAGAGAAAGCGGACTTAAATTTTAAAAAATAAAAAATGTCAAACGAAAACACAAAAAAAGTTAAGCCAAGTGATATTGAGTTAAAAGATAGACTTGTTAGTATTCAACGTGTAACTAAAGTAACCAAAGGTGGAAGAACATTCAGTTTTTCTGCGATTGTGGTAGTGGGGAATGAAAAAGGAATTGTTGGATATGGTCTTGGTAAGGCAAAAGAAGTTACGGATGCCATCACTAAAGGAATTGATGAT is from Bacteroidia bacterium and encodes:
- the rplR gene encoding 50S ribosomal protein L18; translation: MILTKERRRERIKNRIRKVISGSATTPRLTVFRSNKQIYAQLIDDEQGKTLMAASSSEKGVKAKKMNKIEQAQLVGKAIAQKAVSAGIQSVVFDRNGYLYHGRVKSLAEAARESGLKF